Sequence from the Miscanthus floridulus cultivar M001 chromosome 16, ASM1932011v1, whole genome shotgun sequence genome:
TCTGTTGTTTGGGCCTTGGAAAAACATGGTTCCTACTCGACCAAGTCTTTATATAGATTCCTGGCCAATAGGGGATTCCCAAGTAGGGTGGCTGGGCAATCTGGAAATGCAGAGTTCCTCttaggtccagtttagttccagaaaattttgccaaatttttcaagattccccgtcacatcgaatctttggacgcatgcatgaagcattaaatataaataaaaaataaaactaattacacagtttagatgaaattcacgagacgaatcttttaagcctaattagactatgattggacactaattgctaaataacaacgaaaagtgcTGCAGTggcattttgcaaaaattttcgccatctaaacaggcccttaagATCAAATTCTTTCTCTGGCAGGTTTTAAATAATTAGCTTCAGGTGGGGCTTAGTCTGATCAAAAGGGGATGGAAGGGTAGTGGAAAATGTTGCATTTGTGACTGTTGGGAATCCATTGACCATGTGTTGTTTGGCAGTCGTTTAGCTAAAATGGTTTGGAGCTTCTTTAGGGAAATTTATGGCTGGGTTCTATGCCTAAATCTCTGAAAGAGTTTTCTGAATCCTGGTTACAGGGCAAGGGGCCCCTCCCACACAAGCTGCTTATATGTTTACCTTTGCAGGGTTCGCCTGGGCTCTATGGATCACTAGGAATAAGATGGCGATCGAGAATAAGCATCCAAAGGCTCCCACTGATGTTGTGTATCTTGCATTATCCTTCCTGCAGAAGTGGTGTATTTTGCTGAAGGAAAAGGACAGGGAGTGtgtggagaagatcaaggatgacaTCATGGATTGGCTGAAAGGGTTCAAGCATAGTGCGGTGATGCCTACTGACATTCTGGAAATCTGAAACTTGTAATAGGCGCGTAGCTTTTGAATGTTATCTTTGGTAAACTGGTGTCCCCAGTATTGTATCCGATCTTGCATCCTCCTTTAAAAAAAAGTGTTTGACGGTCTTTCCGGCTGCAATCATCGAACTCGCCGAGGGTCCAGCCGCGGCGATCCACGCGTTCTAACGCCGTGGCTGCTTTACCTACCATCGATCCGGCATCCGCCGAAGACTCTGTCTGTGGTTGCTTTACCTACCATCGATCCGGCATCCGCCGAAGTCGCCATAAGCGGAAGAAGCTCGATCGACTCCAATCAGCTAGCCTAGCGGTGGCGCCTACGCGCATTACCTACTGCTGCACTGCTGCGACAGGTTACAGGTAGGCACCCCCTACTAGCTCATGCGCTCATCCTAGATGCTACTTGAGTTCATGGAGGAGTGGTAGTATCCATGGTGTGGTCAGTcgtctctttctctctcctcttGTTTTTGTTCCTGTTTCAGTTCTTGATGCCTACTGTGAGTTTATGGCGACTTCATTTCATTCATCCCAATTTGAGAGGGCTTTGGTTTTTGGCCTTGCATCCATGTATGTTGACCCAATCGCATCTTCATCCTTGGAATTAAGTTGTCCAAGGAATGCATGTATGGGGCCTATAGCATAGAAAAATAGAATCATTCGTTCAGTTTTCCCCTTTCAGTTTTCTTGTGCTCCAGCGAAAGATCGATGAGATATGTCCTCCTACAAGGACTGACTAGCAATACCTTGTTTATCGTCTCCAAGTCGCCGTTGATTCGGTCGattttttgataaatattgttTCCCCTCTCCCAGAGGAGCGAGAGAAATTTTGGAGCCCGTATATAGAGATCTAAATTGTCGCGATGTAGATTCTATCTTAAACGAATTATTAGAATCAGTGCGAAAAATCCTTTTGGGTGATTCTTCCCCCTATTGTTGTTCAGCGTTTCGTAGAAATTCAGGTGACTATACAATCAAAAACGTTTCTTTCACCGTACAAAGCTGGCTAGCCCACCCCCATTCACAGAGTCAACACTCCACTCCCATTCACAGAGTCAACACTCTCCACTGACCAGGAAGTGAACAGCGATTTCCTATCTTTTTCCCAAAAATGAAATCGGGTGTTCCCTTCCCTGTGCCTCGTTCCATTGCTCGCTCGTTGCTCGATCGATACCCGTCGATCCCGCTCCATCCCCACGCTACGCCGCTCTTAAATCCACCGGGGTGCGCACCGCTGCTAAAGAATGCGACTCCCACGGAGGTCCGCGGGGGCAGCCACGATGGCTGGGCGTGGGGGTGATGCCGCCGGACACCAGTGTAAACGACCTATTCTACCGGCTTCAGTTAGATAGCAGtagattgaactgtagtaaaaatttcatactcattggatcatgtataacttagttatagatttatttaggtttattcTTGTTAAATCTAtgttttatctataactaagttatacatgatcaatgagtatgaattttttactatagttcaagcatacagtaattagtctactataaaaattttaccacaattggaccatagaagctgcatctatgaattatttaaattaattacagaaaagcatagatctaaagctacagcaaaaactttgtaccaaagcataccatattatatgttcactgtgtagatctactcatgtggagtccaacaaaattgaattttccattttatgatttttctgtgatttactatgatttttcaaagattcagcagaaataaataaaaaagaaaaagacaaaatcaccgtcactgtagcaaaccaccgtccaaaaccgcttggggggttatttgaccggttttggaaagttcagggggtaaaaaattcggttttatagtttggggggtgaagtagtccATCCTGAATAGTTggggggttatgtagactttttccttatGAAAAATGAAATCAGTACTTTCTGTTTTAAACCTTAGATGTCGAATTTTTAGTACCTATTAGCTCTCATATTAAGAAGGTGTTGCATTTTCTGGtctactgtttttttttttagaGAACAAGCTGTATACTGTTAAATCTGTAATAATAGTGCCTTTGCTTGTTCCTATCATACTCGGTCTGGTGTAATGAGTAATGCGGTGGAGTTGTCATTCAGATAACGTGGAATTTGTTACACTCCAAGTTTACACTGTGGCAGGTCAGGATTCTTTGAGGATCTTTTGTTCAGCTAGCAGGCATTATAATCCCCTATAAGAATAGTTTCCTTCCTTTCTTTTCAATAGTATAAGGTCACTTGAGTATCAAAGAATAGTAACATTACATATGACCTTGTTATGCAGGCAAGCGACCATCCATAGCATTCCTATCACTGTGCTGGGTTGCGCATGGATTCCCAAGGGGACAATCTTAGAGATTTCCTTCAAACTAATGGGCGTCAGGTGCTTCAAAGAGTGGAAAACAACTACAGCTTGAAATATTTCACAGAGAATGAGATACGAAACATAACCGGTGGGTATAAGTATATTCTGGGAAGAGGGGCATTTGGTGAGGTCTACAAAGGAACACTAGAAGACCAATCCTCAGTTGCTGTAAAGAGATATATAAATGGGACCCATAAAGAGGTGTTTGCCAAGGAGGTGATAGTGCACTCTCAAATAAACCCCAAGAATGTTGTTAGACTCTTGGGCTGCTGCACGGAGGAAAATGCTATAATGATTGTCATGGAGTTTATCTCCAATGGAAACCTCAACAGCATACTTCATGGCAACAGCGCTAATGGTCAGGTTCCCTTCCCTTTGGAGAAAAGAATAGAAATTGGGATTGGGGTTGCTGAAGTATTATCGTCCATGCATTCGATGTATAGTCCTGTTCTTCATGGTGACATCAAACCGGCTAACATACTGCTAGACAAAAATTTTACACCAAAGATATCAGATTTTGGAATTGCAAGACTCCTTTGTGCTAATGGTCCCCAGCAAACCACCACTATCATTGGTTCcataggttgccttgatccagcATACTGTGAGAGTGGAATTCTAACCCCAAAGAGTGATGTTTACAGCTTTGGAGTAGTTTTGCTGGAAGTTATCACAAGGAAAAAAGCAGTGGATGGGACCATTACCCTTGCTCAAAGTTTTAATGAGGCTCTTACAAGAGGGGAGGATGTGCAGCGCATGTTTGATGAGGAAATCAGTGTTGCAGAAAACAAGAAGTTTCTTGCAGACATTGGACAGTTAGCAGCTAAATGCTTGCAGAGGGACGTGAAAACACGTCCTGAAATGGTTGAAGTAGCTACTAGTCTAAGGATGATCAGGAAAGCCATGCAGACAGAGCTGGATGTACTGTTAGCAGCATACCAACTTGGAGATCTAAAAATTTTCAGTaaaactcaaatgaaaaaaatgacaAGAAACTACCTCATGGCCTTTGGGAAATCGATGCGTGAATGTCTCTACAATGGAGTCCTCGGCATGAATCGTCCAATTATAGTAAGACTACTTAAGACAAGTTCAGAAACTGACAGAGAGATATTTCTGAACACTATGAGCATATTGAGTCAAAAGAATCACAAAAATGTTGCGAATGTTGTTGGCTTCCACTTAGGGGCATCTAGTTTAGAGTGTGTGTACGAGTCTTGCTGTGATCTATCCAAGACAATGTTTGGCTCTATATCGTCGTCTAACAGAAACCTTTATGACACTATCTGCTCCATGGAAAAACTTCATCTTCAACAACGCCTGTTGATAGCAGTCCAGTGTGCAGAGGGCCTGGTTCATATCCATTCATTAGCAGCTGAAAATCCTGATTCATGTGGCACCAGCCTCTTAGGAAACTTCAGATCTGCcaatatatttctggacaagaatTTTGTGCCAAAAATCTTCAATGTGAACTTGTCAACATTTCTTGGACTTTCTGTTGCACAGAAAAATACGGTGTTTCCTATTCATGACAATGGACCAGAAAAGTATTATTTAGACCCAATTGATGTTTCTGGTCAACTTTTTAACGAAAAATCTGATGTATATAGCTTTGGAGTTGTTCTTTTAGAGCTCATCACTTGGAAGACAGTGAGATACATGTACCATGGTAGGGCTCATGTGCTTACCACAGACTTCCTTGATTCTTATAGGAGAGACCGTAATGCAATTGGAATTTTTGGCAAGGTTTATGATTATTTTGATGAACATGAAGGGTACTTTGTTCATGAGGCCATTTCCATTGCCATCGATTGCTTACAACCTGATATTCAAATGAGGCCAGAAATGGATCATGTACTTTTCCGTCTCCGGATCATTGTTGCTAGAAGCAAACTTGCTGGTACGCGAAACAAATTCTCTTTACATATTTGTCTGTCGGCCTTAACCTGGTAGATACACACATAAAAAGCAAATAAAACCTGTATCACTTAAGGTTTAGGTATAACTTTCAGCACAATAAAATTTCACCCTTACCATATACACCCTCCTTTGCTGAATTTTCGTTTGTAATTGTGTACCATGTATATAATTCAAAATATACTATTTGTTGTGCCATAGTGCTCTTCCAAAGAAGCAATAACCTTAACCTATTGTATTTACTTCTTAATGTTAAATATGTGTCGAATATTAGTTCAATTTGGTTACATTTTGGACTTGAGTTCAATTAGGGGTTAGGATAGAGTTTGAGTCGGACTTTGTAACCTAGGGGGACATAAAAAGTGAGGCCAATCCCTGTTATAACCAATGGGACAACTAACAGATGTCCAAACCTCGTTAAGAAACATTGTGCCTCAGTGTCGTTCTGGTTTGCGTATTTTCTTCTATCATGTTTATGCTTTCACGTTCTTTAATAGATCCGTTACACTTCATTTTCTTCAATGCAGCTGGTAGTAAACTTCATCCAACTCTCATATCAACCATTTCCATGGAGGAACTGAATGAAGTAACCAAAAACTTCAATGATGATGTTCTTATAGGACAGGGACCATCCACCAAATGTTTCCTGGGAGTTCTTAAAGATGGGCAGAATTTTGCTGTAAAAAAGCTTGAAGAAATTCAAGTAGAGGTCATGCCTGTGTGCCTTGCTTTTTTTAACTTTTCCAGTTATTGTTTTTCATTTATTGTTGTGTACAACAAAGGATTACCTTCTAAATTATACTTCTGTTGCAGGTTCCGACCATTTTAAGAATTTGTTACCATGACAATGTTGTGCAATTTCTTGGATGTTTTCTTGAAGGGAAAACTCGTGTTCTTGCCTATGAGTACGccccaaagggctccttgaatgATATTCTTCATGGTATAATGGAGGAACACAAGATTTACTTCCATAAGTTCCTAGCGTGATCATCTGGCGTTTTCTTGTCAGACATAGGTCAATATTATGATCTATGTTAAAACTGTTAAACCACTTGCATCGACTGTATTCTTAGCCTGAATAATCTACAAACTATCAAACATGGAAACGCCAGCTGATATATTTTTCATGCTCGCCATGATCTTAGGTAAAAAGGGCATCAAGGGAGTCCAACCAGGACCACCTTTATCTTGGTTGCAGCGTGTGAAGATCGCTGTAAGTGCTGCAAAAGGCCTCGAGTTCCTCCATGAGAAGGTTGATCCTCCCATCATCCACAGCAACATCAAGTCCAGCAAGATACTTCTCTTTGACaatacaacaacaataacaacaacaaagcctttaagtcccaaacaagttggggtaggttagagttgaaacccagcagaagcaatcaaggttcaggcacgtgaatagctgtctttcaagcactcctatctaaggctaagtctttgggtatattccatcatttcaagtctccttttattgcctctacccaagtcagcTTCGGTCTTCctttgcctctcttcacgttactatcctggcttaagattccactacgcaccggtgcctctggaggtctccattgGACATGTCAAAACCATCTCAGccggtgttggataagcttttcttcaattggtgctacccctaatttatcatgtatatcatcgttccgaactcgatctcttcttgtatgaccgcaaatccaacgcaacatacgtatttccgcgacacttatctgttgaacatgtcgtcttttcatagACCAACATTCTGCactatacaacatagcaggtctaatcgccgtcctataaaacttgccttttagatTCTGTGGTACCCTTGACaatgatgttgcaaaaataggtGATATTGGTGTCTCAATACATCATGCCCCTAACAGGGCTGGTTACCTGGTTGAGACTGTTTGGGGTCCCCATTACTGTTCTGGCTGGGGAGCACAAGCACCTAAGTATGTGATGGAATACTTGCACACTTTCAGAATTACACTAATGCCTAGACAGCTAAATGATATGCCAGGATTTCTGCTACTTAGGTGCTGCTTCCTTCTTTGAACTTGTTGCCACATGACCAGAGGAGCCTAGTTATACATATGCCAGCATTCACTTTTCTAGTTTCTGTATAGGATGCAGCAGCTAATTTGCTTATCCTAAGGTGCAGGCTACACCAAGGCTTAGTGAAGACAAGGTGGAACAGTGCATAGATCCAAGGCTTGGAGGAGGATACCCACTAAAGGCTGTCAGCAAGGTACCAATATTGTTAAGACTGGATGCTCCAAGACCACCCTCTAGCCCTCATGTCAAATAGATGACAGAATTGTAAACAATCTTAGAATGATTTAAGCTGAGGAACATAGAGGTCTCTCCCACCATTTTTGTCATATACCTCTGGAATAGTGTTGAAATCACACGCCACTAAGCAGGAGCCTAAACCAAGTGGTTTATCTTAGCGTGCTAGCCGCTGCTTCATTTCGTATAGCTAAGACTGGATGTTGTGTGCTCGAGTGAGCAAGTAGAGGTCTATACAGTGTGACTTGAACATAACCATCTTTTGACATTGGAAAAGGAAGACATAATcatttttctatttcttcttttaaAAGGAATTTTTAGATCATGTTTGTTTGTCCTGCATTTAAGCTGAACTTATCCAAAAAATAGTATTTAGGGTCAGAGTGTCAGACAGATATAGCTTCTGCTCTCCATATTGAAGAAACAGAGCGCATGCTCCACAATGACTCAAGCTTTACCCCTCCAAAGATATGGAGGAAACCTCAGTCAGCAATGGCTTGTGAATCTTGACACGAACCACCAACATAAAGCAAACAAACTTTCTGTTGATTTAAATATTCATATTATTTTAAAATAGATTATACACAGACACTTTAACTAGGGTACGACTTTTTATGGAGAAGGTACTCACCAAAATAAACTGAAAACCATAAGCAAATATTATTTGCCAAATTTGCTACTCTTTAGAGTTACAACTAATATTGGTATTTTGCATTAAAAGAGAACGATGTATCCTTGTTCTGAAAGTAGTACTCTAAACAAACGAACTTTTATTTTATTGTGTGTGTGTAATTCTTGATTTACTTTGGCAAACAGATGGCTGCTGTTGCTGCACTGTGCTTGCGGCAGTGGGGGCCTGGGATGAACACCGTCGTCAAGGATCTGAGCCCGTTACTGGACAGTAGTAAACATCCCTGCATTGGTGAAGCACCTGCAATGTGATTTCAGTGCGTGTCATTGCGAGTTCATGATCACATGATCGGGGGTTTGATGCAGGTGATTGGTGTGAAACAGAATTAAAGAAAGCTATCATTACTGCATTCCCCAAGGCTTGGAACTTTGCTTTGTTTTAATCTGTATATACGTATATGATCTAGACTTGTTACAATGGATCATCCTGGTGCGTCTTTGTTTGGTCAGTTCTGAAACCTGCAACGCTACGTGTACCTTACATCTGTGTGCAAATGGTGAATCATATCCACAGCTCTGTAAATGCTGAATCATATTTTACATCATTATTACTCAGATTCCTTATTATTACTATAAGTAAGAACAGGGGTCGCATGCTAGTATCCGATCCTACCGTACTTCTTTTTCTTGTCGTCCATGTCCTCACCTGACTACCATCATCGCCGGAATGCATTCACCCGGTGGTCGTCAAACAAAGGACGCAGTTATCCCGCAACCCGTCGCGTGGTCAGGGAACGTGCGACCCCtgttcctcttcctccccatgccatgaccccttcttcctccccgcgcCACGCTCCCTTCCTCCCccacccctgcctcctccccCGCCACCCTGGCCGCGGCTTCCTCGCCACCGGCCGCGCCGCCCGCATCCCGCCGTCGCCTAATGACCCTGCCCACCCTAAATACAGGGCAAGCTCGCtggtgtcatcctcatcctcacccTCCCCCCTGCCCCCACCTCCACCATCGGCGGACAGCGACACGCCGCCTCGCAGCGCCACCCACAACCCGCCCACGCTAACCCTAGGGCAGCGCGCCAGCGAGCTCACCATGACACCCCCGCCCCTCCCTAGCCcggccgcctccgccgccactaGGGCCCCGAACCGTCCGGCCTCCTTCCCCCACTGCCTGGGCGGCCTGCCTCCCCCAGGCCGGCCCCTTCTATGCCCGcgcggagatggagaagaagagagggagagtgtGGGAGCGGGAGATGCCGGAACCTTAACGCTGGCGaggtctccgtctccgtctccgacACCAACGAAAGTCTCCGATGAGGGTGGGGTGGGCCGTGGGGGAGGGCCTGCGTCCCGCGCTCGGCGCTGAGCGTGACTGTGCGCACGTTAGAGTTTGCGCAAACAAAAATATAAGCTCAAGCACACTGCGTCCGGGGCAATATACCACCATTGGATAACCTAGCCCAAACAACATATAAGCTCATTCTCGAGAAAATTGTAATTATAGGACGCGAAACGATAAGCTTCGTTATTATAGGACTTCAAACATCGACTTCGTTAAAACGACTCTTGAAACGTTGGCACTTTGTTATACATAACATTTGGTCTTTTTAATTACTTTTCTCAactaaaatacatgtattttgccaTGATGTGACTGTATTACCTCCAGGGCTTCAATTGACATGGGATGGGACTGCTGGCCGCTCGCATGGCCTGCCTGGCTGGCCACGGTCTGGCAAGTTTTGCACAGTTCGAATTGTCAAGCAAGTTTTTACACAGAAGTCCCTATAGTTTTTGACTCGTCAATGCGCAAGTGCGCAACCTTGCCAGCTCTGCTGGTCTTCCTTCCAGTCCCGTCCGTCGTCCTGCACGGTGGCGTGATCAGACGGCTAAGGGAGCAAGCTTGCATCACCGGTGACGTCCCCGGCATCTCCTGTGGATACCATTCTATTTCTTCGGCACCGTGCTAAATGCTCCCTGTGTTGTTTGATTTGTCTAGCGAGCGCAAGGTAAAGAGCGGATTCGTCTTCCTGAGAGATCCACGTGTGAAGCTGAAGCACAACAGTCAACACGCAGTTCACACAGTCCGGGTCTGAATCACACAGTTCACGTGGATTCTTGTCATCTACTACACATGAATTGAGCAGTCAACTACTATGACTAATACATATTTTAATTTCTATCTGAGTTCTCTTGAACGTGCATTGTTATTTCTCGAAAATTTCACtgtaattcctcctttatgaactatcATTTTTATGGCCACGTGCGTGCCGCATGTGCCTGTCCACTAGTTTAAGTAAATAGTAATGTAAAACCCTTGCAAAAAACAATAAAAATGACCGTCATGGACTCCTCGTTAAGAGGAAAAACCATAGCAGGATATTGTTTTCTTTCTAACTAGGAACAGTAGTCATATTCATCGACAATGGCTGATACAAAACATCACAAGCATCAACTCCCCGTGAGATAGGTTTATACCCTTATTACAAAGACCAACAGTTAAGCATTCTTACATAGTTCGGCCTAAAAAAACGATACACAGAACGGAACCTAGTGACAACTAAAACAAGAAGAACTGACAGGAGCACTAAACTACATCCCCAGGCTTCACCGAGACCCGCAAAGCTGATCCATTTCCCTTCGAACGTCGCCTTCTCCATATCATTATCATCGACCAGCAGCGCCTTGGCTTCTTCTGGTAACACGGTGGTCTTCCAATCAGCACCGGTACAACCGTATAATAAATGAATGTGCATGAAGCTAACTAGCTAGTACCAGGAGTGCAGAAGTTGATTAAAGGAAAGATTCTGCCGGAATTTCTTGTCTTGCCTGTCTTGGTGATGTGCCCAGACTTGAGTTCAACGGTGAAGATGCTACGATGATAATCGTTTGCACTGATGAAAATCAAGCGATCAAACTCCGCGGCCAGCCAGCCCACACGCAGTTCACACAGTCCAGCCAGCCCAGACCGCGGCTAGCCAGCAGCAGCCCCATCCCACGTCAATTGAAGCTCTGAGGGCAATACGGTCACATCAtggcaaaatacatgtattttagtTGAGAAAAGTGATTAAAAAGACCAAATGTCATGTATAACAAAGTGCCAACGTTTTAAGGGTCGTTTTAGCAAAGTCGATGTTTGGAGTCCTATAATAGCGAAGCGTATTGTTTCGCGTCCTATAATTGTAATTTTCTCGCCAAGGAGACCTGCTAAACCAACAACGCTTCAGAGTCCAGACCAGACAGAAGTTTAATGGAAAGAAATCGCTTATGAGCATCGAGAGACAATCAAAAGAACAGATATGTCCCTGGCACCACAACACAACAGTCTAATATAAATTTGCTAAAAAAGAGTCTAATATAGAAATTAATACATTCTTACAGCTTAGTGTCAACGCCAAATATGTCAAAGGCTGCAGCAGAAAATGTATGATAAGGAATGAACTTGACCACCAAACGGTACCGGCTGTTCCCAAAAATAAACGGTACCAGCGAAATAGTGCTGTGGTCCACAACTCAAGACACCACATACTGGAATTATTGTCATTAGAGACCAAGAAGACAACAAGATCATCAAACATAATAACAGGAAAAAACATCAATCATGAAAGTCAATTCTGAGGTCAGTGCAAAAGCAACCCATAGACTATTTTCTTGGGGCTTCAAGATTAAGGCGCAAGAAGTGCCACAGTTTGCTCAAGATGGGGAACAATACAACCCAATTCTAAGGTGGAACAGAAGGGGATGTGATCTAAAATAAAATCCTTGATCAAAGTTTCGTTCCTATAGCCCAATTTATTCAGTACAAAATAATACTCTACAAAAACTAGTCTGAAGTATTTGACTCTCCCTTCCTTTTTCCACCCCCCAAAAAACCTTCTTTGAGACAAGACGACGGACGCTAGGTCTTTAAAAATAATGAAACCACCCCGAAAACTACCTCTAATTAGGGCATAGATGTAATCTACGGGTTCTTATGTCCTAATCTATCTCTTAGATTTTTCTCAAAAATCTAGAAGCTCGAGATATTTTTCGTATGTCAAGTTGTGGACTGAAACAGACCAGATCGAGCGGCTTCCTGGCCTCTTCCTCCATTGACTTCCCGTGGTATAGATACCGGTATATGTACCTACCATCCTCGGTGCCCCGCCATTGCCGAGGGGCGAGGTCCTCGTCGCGGACTCTCTGCGACTCTGCGCGTACGCGGAAGAAGCGATCGACTCCAATCAGCGAGCCTAGCGGTGGCGCCAAAGCGCATATTAACTACTGCTGTACTGCTACGACAGGTAGGCACCCTACTAGTACTAATAAGGCTACTAGCTCATGCACTCATCCTAGCTGCTACTTCATCATGGTGTGGTCACTGGTCAGTCGTCTCTGTCTCTCTCTGTTTTCTTGTTCTTGTTTCGGTTTCAGCTGATGATCCCTATTGTGAGCTAGTTTATGACGACTTCATTTCATAGATTGTACGTCCTAGTTTGAGAGGTCTTTGGCCTTGCATCCATGTATATATGTTGACCCAATTTCATTCATCTTCATCCTGTGAATTAAGTTGGCGGGGCCAGGGAGATGTCTGGGCCTAGCATCGAACTCATTCGTTCAGTTTAACCTTTCAGTTTTCTTGCACTCCcgattgattgatatatatatatacataccctgtagctggctacaaaataacttattctgtagccactttgagttacgataattactatattaattttacgagattatagtaatttcttactaagtggtttactataacgttatggtaaatatccccatgtgttatagtaacccaactatcgtaaatatgtattgacattatcgtaaattagtatataaaattatcgtaaatgaaggtagctacagaataacttattttatagctggctactgaatatactatatatatatatatcgtcccGCTTTATAGCATGGAGGGAGCGTCCTTCATGCTTATCGTCTGAAGACAAGCCTTATCTTCTGAAGAAGTCTTCGAGGCGAAGTCACGTCTGAGGCGCCTTCGGGATTAAGGAAGCATCTCacgtcttcaattatcatcctttactattgcctggacagctggacgaataattgtcctggctacagtagagtgactgtatattccttttgcgtTGTCCTCCATCGCACACAGAtagtatccttctggatattctttggtagTGGATGAGAGCGGATGTCTGAGGCTTCGGTGTGTCTTCTTCGGCTTGAGCATTCGATGATGAATGAATGCGCCCGGCGTCCCGCTTTATAGCATGGAGGGAGCGTCCTTCATGCTTATCGTCTGAAGGCAAGCCTTATCTTCTGAAGAACAGTGATATTTAAGACCACTACCTTGTATAACGCATGATACTGTATTATCACATACGTATAATTGGCATATATTTACTAATAGAtatttcaatatatatatatacatatatacatatatacatatatatatatatatatatatatata
This genomic interval carries:
- the LOC136510420 gene encoding uncharacterized protein; protein product: MDSQGDNLRDFLQTNGRQVLQRVENNYSLKYFTENEIRNITGGYKYILGRGAFGEVYKGTLEDQSSVAVKRYINGTHKEVFAKEVIVHSQINPKNVVRLLGCCTEENAIMIVMEFISNGNLNSILHGNSANGQVPFPLEKRIEIGIGVAEVLSSMHSMYSPVLHGDIKPANILLDKNFTPKISDFGIARLLCANGPQQTTTIIGSIGCLDPAYCESGILTPKSDVYSFGVVLLEVITRKKAVDGTITLAQSFNEALTRGEDVQRMFDEEISVAENKKFLADIGQLAAKCLQRDVKTRPEMVEVATSLRMIRKAMQTELDVLLAAYQLGDLKIFSKTQMKKMTRNYLMAFGKSMRECLYNGVLGMNRPIIVRLLKTSSETDREIFLNTMSILSQKNHKNVANVVGFHLGASSLECVYESCCDLSKTMFGSISSSNRNLYDTICSMEKLHLQQRLLIAVQCAEGLVHIHSLAAENPDSCGTSLLGNFRSANIFLDKNFVPKIFNVNLSTFLGLSVAQKNTVFPIHDNGPEKYYLDPIDVSGQLFNEKSDVYSFGVVLLELITWKTVRYMYHGRAHVLTTDFLDSYRRDRNAIGIFGKVYDYFDEHEGYFVHEAISIAIDCLQPDIQMRPEMDHVLFRLRIIVARSKLAAGSKLHPTLISTISMEELNEVTKNFNDDVLIGQGPSTKCFLGVLKDGQNFAVKKLEEIQVEVPTILRICYHDNVVQFLGCFLEGKTRVLAYEYAPKGSLNDILHGKKGIKGVQPGPPLSWLQRVKIAVSAAKGLEFLHEKVDPPIIHSNIKSSKILLFDNDVAKIGDIGVSIHHAPNRAGYLVETVWGPHYCSGWGAQAPKYVMEYLHTFRITLMPRQLNDMPGFLLLRCCFLL
- the LOC136510421 gene encoding sulfated surface glycoprotein 185-like, whose product is MTPSSSPRHAPFLPHPCLLPRHPGRGFLATGRAARIPPSPNDPAHPKYRASSLVSSSSSPSPLPPPPPSADSDTPPRSATHNPPTLTLGQRASELTMTPPPLPSPAASAATRAPNRPASFPHCLGGLPPPGRPLLCPRGDGEEERESVGAGDAGTLTLARSPSPSPTPTKVSDEGGVGRGGGPASRARR